One window of Mesorhizobium loti R88b genomic DNA carries:
- a CDS encoding ASKHA domain-containing protein: protein MNSPANITDPLVLFMPSGKRGRFPVGTPVLDAARQLGVYVESVCGGRATCGRCQIEVQEGNFAKHKIVSSNDHISPKGPKEERYERVRGLPERRRLSCSAQILGDLVIDVPQDTVINAQTIRKDADTRVIARDTAIRMCYVEIEEPDMHKPLGDLDRLKIALMKDWGFKNLEFDFYLLPQVQGILRKGNWTATAAIHKDADSDIARVIALWPGLKNEAYGLACDIGSTTIAMHLVSLLSGRVAASSGTSNPQIRFGEDLMSRVSYVMMNPDGREGMTVAVREAISSLVDKVCAEGNVQRNDILDSVFVGNPIMHHLFLGIDPTELGGAPFALAVSGAVRIKASDIGLKLNQGARLYMLPCIAGHVGADAAAVTLSEGPHRQDEMMLIVDVGTNAEIVLGNRARVVAASSPTGPAFEGAEISGGQRAAPGAIERVRIDPETLEPKYRVIGSELWSDEPGFLDSVQATGVTGICGSGIIEIVAEMYLAGIISEDGVVDGSLSMRSPRVIANGRTFSYVLKEGSDASKEDGPKITITQTDVRAIQLAKAALYAGTKLLMEKQNTEHVDRIHFAGAFGSFIDPKYAMVLGLIPDCDLDKVSAVGNAAGAGARMALLNRGYRREIEETVSQIEKIETALEPKFQEHFVYAMALPNKVDPFPKLSAAVKLPPRKTVSEDGIAGDAAPRRRSREGHAARRSRE, encoded by the coding sequence ATGAACTCGCCTGCCAACATCACCGATCCACTCGTGCTGTTCATGCCGTCGGGCAAGCGCGGGCGGTTTCCTGTCGGCACGCCGGTGCTCGATGCCGCGCGGCAGCTCGGCGTCTATGTCGAAAGCGTGTGCGGCGGCCGCGCCACGTGCGGGCGCTGCCAGATCGAGGTGCAGGAAGGCAATTTCGCCAAGCACAAGATCGTCTCTTCCAACGACCACATTTCGCCCAAGGGCCCGAAGGAAGAGCGCTACGAACGCGTGCGCGGCTTGCCCGAACGGCGCCGCCTGTCCTGCTCGGCGCAGATCCTCGGCGACCTCGTCATCGACGTGCCGCAGGACACGGTCATCAATGCGCAGACCATCCGTAAGGATGCCGACACCAGGGTCATCGCCCGCGATACGGCGATCCGCATGTGCTATGTCGAGATCGAAGAACCCGACATGCACAAGCCGCTCGGCGATCTCGACCGGCTCAAGATCGCGCTGATGAAGGACTGGGGCTTCAAGAACCTCGAATTCGATTTCTACTTGCTGCCGCAGGTGCAAGGCATCCTGCGCAAGGGCAACTGGACCGCCACCGCCGCCATCCACAAGGATGCCGACAGCGACATAGCGCGGGTCATCGCTTTGTGGCCGGGCCTCAAGAACGAGGCCTATGGTCTGGCCTGCGATATCGGCTCGACCACCATTGCCATGCATCTGGTGTCGCTGCTGTCGGGCCGCGTCGCTGCGTCCTCCGGCACATCGAACCCGCAGATCCGCTTTGGCGAGGATCTGATGAGCCGCGTCTCCTATGTGATGATGAACCCGGACGGCCGCGAAGGCATGACGGTCGCCGTGCGCGAGGCGATCTCCAGCCTTGTCGACAAGGTCTGCGCGGAAGGCAATGTCCAGCGCAACGACATCCTGGACAGCGTCTTCGTCGGCAATCCGATCATGCACCATCTCTTCCTCGGCATCGATCCTACAGAGCTTGGCGGTGCCCCCTTCGCGCTAGCGGTCTCGGGTGCCGTGCGCATCAAGGCCTCCGACATCGGCCTCAAGCTCAACCAGGGCGCGCGCCTCTATATGCTGCCTTGCATCGCTGGCCATGTCGGCGCCGACGCAGCGGCTGTCACACTGTCGGAAGGGCCGCATCGCCAGGACGAGATGATGCTGATCGTCGACGTCGGCACCAATGCCGAGATCGTGCTCGGCAATCGTGCGCGGGTGGTGGCGGCCTCCTCGCCCACCGGCCCGGCCTTCGAGGGCGCCGAAATCTCCGGCGGCCAGAGGGCGGCGCCCGGCGCCATCGAGCGCGTGCGCATCGATCCCGAGACGCTGGAGCCAAAGTACCGTGTCATCGGCTCGGAGCTGTGGTCCGACGAACCGGGTTTCCTGGACAGCGTGCAGGCGACCGGCGTCACCGGTATTTGCGGCTCCGGCATCATCGAAATCGTGGCCGAGATGTATCTCGCCGGCATCATCTCGGAGGATGGCGTCGTCGACGGATCACTCAGCATGCGATCGCCACGGGTTATCGCCAACGGCCGCACCTTCTCCTACGTGCTGAAGGAAGGCTCCGACGCCTCGAAGGAAGATGGGCCGAAGATCACCATCACCCAGACCGACGTGCGCGCCATCCAGCTCGCCAAGGCAGCGCTCTATGCCGGCACCAAGCTGTTGATGGAAAAGCAGAACACCGAGCATGTCGACCGCATCCATTTCGCCGGCGCCTTCGGCTCTTTCATCGATCCGAAATACGCCATGGTGCTGGGCCTGATCCCCGATTGCGACCTCGACAAGGTCTCGGCCGTCGGCAACGCCGCGGGTGCGGGTGCGCGCATGGCGCTCTTGAACCGCGGCTATCGCCGCGAAATCGAGGAGACCGTCAGCCAGATCGAAAAGATCGAGACCGCGCTCGAGCCAAAATTCCAGGAACACTTCGTCTACGCCATGGCGCTGCCCAACAAGGTCGATCCGTTCCCGAAACTGTCGGCGGCGGTGAAACTGCCGCCGCGCAAGACGGTCAGCGAAGACGGCATCGCCGGCGACGCCGCCCCACGTCGACGCTCTCGCGAAGGCCACGCAGCAAGGCGCAGCCGCGAGTAA
- a CDS encoding methyltetrahydrofolate cobalamin methyltransferase — MTRTIVASATREIIIGFDQPFCVIGERINPTGRKKLAAEMIAGNFETVIRDALEQAACGATMLDVNAGVTSVNPNETEPGLLVQTLEIVQGLVDLPLSIDSSVTAAIEAALKVAKGRPLVNSVTGEEEKLEAILPLVKKYNVPVVAISNDETGISMDPDVRFAVAKKIVQRCADFGIPAHDVVVDPLVMPIGALGDAGRQVFALLRRLREELKVNTTCGLSNISFGLPHRHGINAAFIPMVIGAGMTSAIMNPVRPQEMEAVRGANVLNGTDENCTNWIRTYKDYKPAEGGQAVAAPTQVNAPGDGAAGGRRRGGREARMGRG; from the coding sequence ATGACCCGGACCATCGTCGCCTCGGCGACACGCGAGATCATCATCGGCTTCGACCAGCCCTTCTGCGTCATTGGCGAGCGCATCAACCCGACCGGCCGTAAGAAGCTCGCCGCCGAGATGATCGCCGGCAATTTCGAAACCGTGATCAGGGACGCGCTGGAACAGGCCGCCTGTGGCGCCACCATGCTCGACGTCAACGCCGGCGTCACCTCCGTCAATCCGAACGAGACCGAACCTGGCCTGCTCGTTCAGACGCTGGAGATCGTGCAGGGCCTGGTCGATTTGCCGCTGTCGATCGACTCGTCGGTCACTGCCGCGATCGAGGCCGCTCTGAAGGTCGCCAAGGGCCGCCCGCTGGTCAATTCGGTCACCGGCGAGGAAGAAAAGCTCGAAGCCATCCTGCCGCTGGTCAAGAAATACAACGTCCCGGTCGTCGCCATCTCCAATGACGAGACCGGCATTTCGATGGATCCGGACGTGCGCTTCGCCGTCGCCAAGAAGATCGTGCAGCGCTGCGCCGATTTCGGCATTCCCGCACATGACGTCGTCGTCGACCCGCTGGTCATGCCGATCGGCGCGCTGGGTGACGCCGGCCGCCAGGTGTTCGCGCTGCTGCGTCGGCTGCGCGAAGAGCTCAAGGTCAACACCACTTGCGGCCTCTCCAACATCTCGTTTGGCCTGCCGCACCGTCACGGCATCAACGCCGCCTTCATCCCGATGGTGATCGGCGCCGGCATGACGTCGGCGATCATGAACCCGGTGCGACCGCAGGAAATGGAAGCCGTGCGCGGCGCCAATGTGCTCAACGGCACCGATGAGAACTGCACCAACTGGATCCGCACCTACAAGGACTACAAGCCGGCAGAAGGTGGCCAGGCAGTGGCGGCGCCGACGCAGGTCAATGCACCGGGCGATGGCGCTGCCGGCGGTCGCCGTCGCGGCGGTCGCGAAGCCCGGATGGGTCGGGGATAA